A single window of Planctomycetia bacterium DNA harbors:
- a CDS encoding DNA polymerase III subunit — translation MPWAGIYGHDAQRDALLRAYQRDRLGHSYLFTGPEGIGKKRFALTLAQSLLCENLANRLRNPDDQNYATMEPCGECPACVQIKADTYPDLHVTGLPEDKQEFPIAVMLELIQSLSLKPTREGSRRIAIIDDADVFNEESANSFLKTLEEPPPESLLILLGTAPERQLPTILSRCQVISFQPLSEADFQAAAQAAGIVEKPAEAQTLYRLSQGSLSKAQLLKDPEMQAITGEIAKAFQSPKFASVALGIMLVKFAEGSKEGAIKRQRAHFAIEFIVQLLQAALLQAETGQAQTGPHQAAVQRLATLTNIEAVPQLIEACLEAEYHIDRRFQLALLLEAFADKLGRYMR, via the coding sequence ATGCCCTGGGCCGGCATCTACGGACATGATGCACAGCGCGACGCTTTGCTGCGCGCTTATCAGCGCGATCGGCTCGGGCACAGCTACCTGTTCACCGGTCCGGAAGGCATTGGCAAGAAACGGTTTGCCCTCACCCTGGCTCAATCGCTGCTGTGCGAAAACCTGGCAAACAGGTTGCGAAATCCAGATGATCAGAACTACGCAACCATGGAACCGTGTGGCGAGTGCCCGGCATGTGTTCAGATTAAGGCAGACACCTATCCCGATCTGCATGTAACCGGCCTGCCGGAAGACAAGCAGGAATTCCCCATTGCGGTGATGCTGGAACTGATCCAGTCGCTGAGCTTGAAGCCCACGCGCGAAGGGAGCAGGCGTATTGCCATCATTGATGATGCGGATGTGTTCAACGAAGAGTCTGCCAACAGTTTTCTGAAGACACTGGAGGAGCCGCCGCCGGAGTCGTTGCTCATTCTGCTGGGCACCGCTCCTGAAAGGCAATTGCCTACGATTCTGTCGCGTTGCCAGGTGATCAGCTTTCAGCCACTTTCCGAGGCTGATTTCCAGGCAGCGGCTCAAGCTGCAGGGATTGTGGAGAAGCCAGCCGAGGCTCAGACACTTTATCGCTTGTCGCAGGGTTCCTTATCGAAAGCTCAACTGCTGAAAGATCCGGAGATGCAGGCGATCACGGGCGAGATTGCCAAGGCATTTCAGTCGCCCAAGTTTGCCAGCGTGGCCCTCGGAATCATGCTGGTGAAGTTTGCCGAGGGTTCCAAGGAAGGCGCTATTAAGAGGCAACGGGCCCACTTTGCCATCGAGTTCATTGTTCAACTGCTGCAAGCAGCATTGCTGCAGGCGGAAACCGGACAAGCCCAGACCGGCCCGCACCAGGCTGCGGTGCAACGTCTGGCGACACTCACCAACATCGAAGCGGTTCCGCAACTTATCGAAGCGTGTCTGGAAGCGGAATACCACATCGATCGCCGATTTCAGTTGGCGTTGCTGCTAGAAGCGTTCGCGGACAAGTTGGGGCGGTATATGCGGTAG
- a CDS encoding protein kinase, with product MMTLYGNDADEPIALPNIPNYRTEAVLGRGGMGVVYRAVQVLLNRPVALKMILSGEHASSDERLRFLAEAETIAKLHHPGIVQIYDFGTHGEHPYFAMEYLPDGTLDKKLAGSPLPPNEAAALVKKLAEALQAAHDLGIVHRDLKPANILLTPAGEPKITDFGLAKTGGSNLTATGKVMGTPSYMSPEQAEGKKDVGPATDIYALGAILYECLVGRPPFKAATPLDTILQVLSDEPVSIRQLQAKTPIDLETICHKCLQKEPGKRYGSAKELADDLGRYLRGEPIAARPVSSVERAIKWIKRHRILTISSMSIAAALLVGTGLALWQAQRANEKAEEALSHLDRMSIQEGIRIADGGDPGAALPWFTRPLIQERGLTADRAAPYLQRLGDYLRHSGMRLHLSNAAIEQLPALNELSPDGRWRLIRKDSEVRIVDADTGKLRFKPIKEDRHVWYAAFSPDGKLLVTASSNNTAQVWDATTGLPRTPPLRHERDVYHAAFSPDNKTVVTASYDNTARIWDINNGDPCTPPMQHDGVVIHAEFSADGKSIVTSSHDKTSRIWNAKTGQPRFPPLKHGGPLKCATFSPDCNILVTACNDMTARIWDATTGLPRTPPLRHEREVLHASISPDSRLVITSSGDKTVRVWDALTGQLRSPPLRHEGAVRRATFSPNGRTITTISDDKNYYDDGFRTDITTKDMVVRAWDIGAFQSSSKLLRHNHNVHYAIFSPDGRKIATASDDKTARIWDSISGEALTPPLQHDSSVYRIAFSPDGSAIATACLDKTGRVWDTATGKQRTPVLQHKLEVWSVAFSPDGRFVVTASRDETVQVWDAYTGQPRFEPLKHGKKFASTGYVNHVSISPDSRSIISCSDDWTAQIWDSSTGKPSTPPLKHDSQVRHAVFSPNGRFVATASADKSVKVWDATTGQPVYSPIFHAQSVNVVAFSPDGKSIVTASDDHTARIWDYATGLPLTPPMVHENDVNHVNFSADGRSVVTASSDKTARVWDVATGFPRTPPLQHPGAVMNADFSPDGKSLVTSSYTLHARVWDISHWYVLPIDAIDISTLYSGYSLDRLGGKKTLTSVEYQTLYGRLTKKYPELFGISSSAARHWRENQIRQCLKEGNLPAALFHQNWLLAEAVLEASKQKK from the coding sequence GTGATGACCCTCTATGGCAACGATGCAGACGAACCCATCGCATTACCCAACATCCCCAACTATCGAACAGAAGCTGTGCTGGGTCGCGGTGGCATGGGAGTGGTGTACCGTGCTGTGCAGGTGCTTCTCAACAGGCCTGTTGCCCTCAAGATGATACTCTCCGGCGAACATGCCAGTTCCGATGAACGATTGCGGTTCCTTGCCGAAGCTGAGACCATTGCAAAATTGCATCATCCGGGCATCGTGCAGATTTACGATTTTGGCACGCATGGCGAACATCCCTACTTCGCCATGGAGTATCTGCCGGATGGCACTCTGGATAAGAAACTGGCTGGATCGCCCTTACCGCCGAACGAAGCAGCAGCACTTGTCAAAAAGCTGGCCGAGGCTTTGCAAGCTGCCCACGACCTGGGCATCGTCCACCGCGATTTGAAACCCGCTAACATTCTGCTTACTCCGGCGGGCGAACCGAAGATCACCGATTTTGGCCTGGCGAAAACAGGCGGCAGCAACCTGACCGCCACCGGCAAGGTCATGGGCACACCCAGCTACATGTCGCCTGAGCAAGCTGAAGGCAAAAAAGACGTTGGCCCGGCAACCGACATCTATGCTCTCGGTGCGATTCTGTATGAATGCCTGGTAGGCCGCCCACCCTTCAAAGCCGCCACCCCGCTGGATACCATTTTGCAGGTGCTCAGTGATGAACCTGTCAGCATCCGACAACTGCAAGCCAAGACTCCCATCGATCTGGAAACGATTTGCCACAAGTGTTTGCAGAAAGAGCCGGGGAAGAGGTATGGGAGTGCGAAAGAGTTGGCGGATGACTTGGGGAGGTATTTACGTGGGGAGCCGATTGCCGCTCGACCGGTTAGTAGTGTAGAACGGGCGATTAAATGGATCAAACGACATCGCATTCTCACGATTTCTTCTATGTCAATAGCAGCAGCTTTGTTGGTGGGCACGGGACTGGCACTCTGGCAGGCTCAACGTGCTAATGAAAAAGCAGAAGAGGCTCTTAGTCACCTTGACCGCATGTCGATCCAAGAGGGCATACGCATTGCTGATGGCGGAGATCCTGGAGCAGCCCTACCCTGGTTTACACGCCCCTTAATACAAGAACGAGGACTGACAGCAGACCGTGCAGCTCCATACTTACAAAGATTGGGAGACTATTTACGGCATTCTGGGATGCGATTGCATTTATCAAATGCTGCTATTGAACAGTTGCCTGCCCTGAACGAACTCAGTCCAGATGGTCGTTGGCGATTAATTCGGAAAGACTCAGAGGTCCGCATTGTAGATGCAGACACTGGTAAATTACGCTTTAAGCCAATCAAAGAAGATAGGCATGTGTGGTATGCAGCATTCAGCCCTGACGGTAAATTGCTTGTAACCGCCAGTTCAAATAATACGGCACAGGTCTGGGATGCAACGACAGGACTACCACGAACTCCACCACTACGCCACGAAAGAGATGTTTATCATGCAGCCTTCAGTCCCGACAACAAAACCGTCGTAACAGCCAGCTATGATAATACAGCAAGGATATGGGATATTAACAACGGTGATCCTTGTACCCCTCCTATGCAACATGATGGTGTGGTAATTCATGCGGAATTCAGCGCAGACGGCAAATCCATCGTAACTTCCAGCCATGATAAAACTTCACGGATATGGAATGCAAAAACTGGTCAGCCACGTTTTCCTCCACTTAAACATGGAGGTCCGTTAAAATGCGCAACATTCAGTCCTGACTGTAACATACTTGTCACTGCATGTAATGATATGACTGCTAGAATATGGGATGCAACGACAGGACTACCACGAACTCCACCACTACGCCACGAAAGAGAGGTTTTACACGCTTCGATCAGTCCTGATAGCCGTCTCGTGATCACTTCAAGTGGCGACAAGACTGTTAGAGTATGGGATGCATTAACTGGGCAATTGCGTTCCCCTCCATTACGACATGAAGGTGCAGTACGACGTGCGACATTCAGTCCAAATGGTCGAACCATCACCACCATTAGTGACGACAAGAATTATTATGATGATGGTTTCCGCACAGACATCACCACCAAAGATATGGTTGTACGAGCATGGGACATCGGTGCATTTCAGTCAAGTTCAAAGCTTTTGCGACACAATCATAACGTGCACTATGCAATATTCAGCCCTGATGGTCGGAAAATTGCTACTGCAAGTGATGATAAAACAGCACGGATATGGGATTCCATTTCTGGTGAGGCACTAACCCCACCTCTGCAGCATGATAGTAGCGTTTATCGAATTGCATTTAGCCCTGATGGAAGTGCAATAGCTACAGCTTGCCTTGATAAAACAGGACGAGTATGGGATACCGCTACGGGAAAGCAGCGTACCCCGGTGTTACAACATAAACTTGAGGTTTGGAGCGTAGCATTTAGTCCAGATGGTAGATTCGTAGTCACTGCTAGCCGCGATGAAACTGTTCAAGTCTGGGACGCTTACACAGGTCAGCCACGTTTCGAACCATTAAAACATGGTAAGAAGTTTGCTAGTACTGGTTATGTTAATCACGTATCAATAAGTCCGGATAGCCGTAGCATTATTTCTTGCAGTGATGATTGGACTGCGCAGATTTGGGATTCGTCTACTGGCAAACCAAGTACACCACCTTTGAAACACGACAGTCAAGTGCGGCATGCGGTATTTAGTCCGAATGGACGATTTGTTGCCACCGCTAGCGCGGATAAAAGTGTGAAGGTATGGGATGCAACGACGGGTCAGCCTGTTTATTCCCCAATTTTCCATGCACAGTCTGTTAATGTCGTAGCGTTTAGTCCAGATGGTAAGTCTATTGTTACTGCAAGCGATGATCATACTGCTCGAATATGGGATTATGCCACAGGTCTACCACTTACTCCACCCATGGTACACGAAAATGATGTAAATCATGTTAACTTTAGTGCAGATGGTCGGTCTGTTGTTACTGCAAGCAGTGATAAGACAGCTAGAGTTTGGGATGTGGCTACTGGCTTCCCTCGAACGCCACCACTCCAACACCCCGGTGCAGTAATGAATGCAGATTTTAGTCCGGATGGAAAGTCGTTAGTAACTTCAAGTTATACTTTACATGCACGAGTTTGGGATATTTCCCATTGGTATGTGTTACCGATTGATGCAATAGACATTTCAACTCTTTATTCTGGTTATAGCCTTGATAGACTTGGTGGAAAAAAAACTCTGACAAGCGTCGAATATCAAACACTTTATGGTCGTCTCACAAAGAAATATCCTGAATTGTTCGGGATTTCTTCTTCTGCTGCTCGTCATTGGCGTGAGAACCAAATACGTCAGTGCTTGAAAGAAGGCAACCTTCCCGCGGCTCTCTTTCATCAGAACTGGCTTCTCGCGGAAGCAGTACTTGAAGCATCAAAACAGAAGAAATAA
- a CDS encoding HU family DNA-binding protein, protein MAAAKVKATSKSNMIKNLAETTGVSKKDVTAVLDALGNHIREDLAKKGVGVFTLPGLVKFKLDIKKAVPAGERKDPFSGQMKFYPAKPAKKVVKARPVKALKDFAASVK, encoded by the coding sequence ATGGCCGCAGCAAAAGTGAAAGCAACCTCCAAGTCGAACATGATCAAGAACCTGGCTGAGACCACGGGCGTCAGCAAGAAGGATGTCACCGCAGTGCTCGACGCACTGGGCAACCACATCCGTGAAGACCTCGCCAAGAAGGGCGTAGGCGTTTTCACGCTCCCCGGTCTGGTCAAGTTCAAACTCGATATCAAGAAGGCTGTTCCTGCTGGTGAACGCAAGGACCCGTTCTCAGGTCAGATGAAGTTCTATCCTGCCAAGCCTGCCAAGAAAGTGGTCAAGGCACGCCCTGTCAAGGCACTCAAGGATTTCGCAGCCAGCGTGAAGTAA
- a CDS encoding SDR family oxidoreductase, which translates to MRKVLVTGGAGFIGSHLTEGLLQAGNDVVVLDDLSTGRESNLAAVRDRITLVKGSITDRQTVDQAVRGVEVVFHLAALPSVQRSVEAPLLSHEACASGTLNVLEAARLAGARRVVYAASSSAYGDTPGALRHETDAIAPLSPYAAAKLAGEHYCKAFTASYGFETVRLRFFNIFGPRQDPKNPYTGVIALFIDAMSQGKQPIIFGDGLQSRDFTYVLNATQAVMKAADAPRAVGKVYNIGVGGNVTLLDLIAGLNELLGKKLEPVFKEARAGDVRHSQADITAARADLGYEPTYSFMQGLKATLEAYQAGI; encoded by the coding sequence GTGCGAAAAGTGCTAGTTACCGGCGGAGCTGGATTTATCGGTTCCCATCTGACAGAAGGCCTGCTCCAGGCAGGCAATGATGTTGTCGTGCTGGATGATCTTAGCACCGGCAGGGAATCCAACCTGGCTGCTGTCCGTGACCGGATTACGCTGGTCAAGGGTAGCATTACTGACCGGCAGACTGTAGATCAGGCAGTGCGTGGTGTGGAAGTTGTCTTTCACCTGGCTGCTTTGCCTTCCGTGCAGCGGAGCGTGGAAGCCCCACTGTTGTCTCACGAAGCCTGTGCAAGCGGCACACTGAATGTGCTGGAAGCAGCTCGTTTAGCTGGAGCCCGTCGCGTGGTGTATGCTGCCAGCAGCAGTGCCTATGGCGATACTCCCGGTGCCTTGCGTCATGAGACGGATGCCATTGCTCCACTATCCCCCTATGCAGCAGCCAAGCTGGCGGGGGAACACTACTGCAAGGCATTCACTGCCAGTTATGGATTTGAAACAGTCCGACTTCGCTTCTTCAACATCTTTGGCCCCAGGCAGGATCCCAAGAATCCCTACACCGGCGTGATTGCGTTATTCATCGATGCCATGAGCCAGGGCAAGCAGCCCATCATCTTTGGTGATGGTTTGCAATCAAGGGATTTTACTTACGTACTGAATGCCACGCAGGCGGTCATGAAGGCGGCTGATGCTCCACGAGCTGTAGGCAAAGTCTACAACATCGGTGTGGGTGGTAACGTCACGTTGTTGGATTTGATAGCAGGGCTCAATGAACTTCTGGGCAAGAAGCTGGAACCTGTCTTCAAGGAAGCACGTGCCGGCGATGTGCGTCACTCACAGGCCGATATTACTGCAGCACGAGCTGACCTGGGATATGAGCCGACCTATTCCTTTATGCAGGGGTTGAAAGCGACATTGGAGGCTTATCAGGCAGGGATATAA
- a CDS encoding esterase, translated as MSIDSSRLIHHRHFRSEHLGNERQVSVYLPPDYHLQHATRYPVVYLHDGQNVFEHHTSAFGIAWDAASTADHLTEQGRLQPIIQVAVHNTSDRLLEYAPFPDPNVNVNEGRNHAYGQFLLDEVKPFIDLHYRTHSGREHTAIVGSSMGALSTLSLAWKRHRDFSLCGILSPSLWWARNRILRELETVESYPWLRTMKFWLDMGNKEGGARAVVPPALQRTRRLVELFDQAGLLPGFDYYYWEVAGGEHNEAHWAARYDKVLLFFFGKHSYENGAITL; from the coding sequence TTGAGTATTGATTCCAGTCGATTGATCCATCATCGCCACTTTCGTTCGGAACACCTGGGGAACGAGCGTCAGGTTTCGGTCTATTTGCCTCCTGATTATCATCTACAGCATGCAACGCGTTATCCGGTCGTTTATCTGCATGATGGGCAGAATGTTTTTGAACATCATACCTCGGCATTCGGCATAGCCTGGGATGCCGCCAGCACCGCTGATCACCTGACCGAACAGGGGAGACTCCAGCCGATTATTCAGGTTGCGGTGCACAATACCTCGGATCGTCTGCTGGAATACGCTCCGTTTCCCGATCCTAATGTCAATGTGAACGAAGGCCGCAATCACGCTTATGGCCAGTTCTTGCTGGATGAAGTAAAACCGTTTATTGATCTGCATTACCGGACGCATAGTGGTCGAGAGCATACTGCCATTGTCGGTTCCTCCATGGGGGCACTGTCCACCTTGTCCCTGGCCTGGAAAAGGCACCGGGATTTCAGCCTGTGTGGCATTCTGTCTCCATCGCTGTGGTGGGCTCGCAACCGCATTTTGCGAGAGCTGGAAACGGTAGAATCATATCCCTGGCTGCGCACCATGAAATTCTGGCTCGATATGGGCAACAAGGAAGGTGGAGCGCGGGCAGTGGTGCCTCCGGCCTTGCAGCGTACCCGGCGGCTGGTGGAACTTTTTGACCAGGCAGGGCTTCTTCCCGGCTTCGACTATTACTACTGGGAAGTGGCAGGGGGTGAGCATAATGAAGCTCACTGGGCAGCACGATACGACAAAGTTCTACTGTTTTTCTTCGGTAAGCATAGTTATGAGAATGGTGCAATAACTCTGTAG
- a CDS encoding methyltransferase domain-containing protein, which produces MVHDKTDAKAVLTLPAHHEASLSGWPRFTPAEALGPLVQEQVILGEHTFSMWRPAEPDRLLEHPATVAAFAQDEYMPYWCDLWPASRMLAKALLQQVLPAHQSVLELGCGLGMAGIAALARGCHVVFSDYDATALRFAAANALHHQFDQFELLPLNWCQPPQRTFDWIIAADLLYEVRSVVPVAECLAKMLAPHGVVWITDQDRSPAPVWKQALQERGWSYQMIPMHAGQPAGPGQVARRVKGTLYQIQRTAQA; this is translated from the coding sequence ATGGTTCACGATAAGACTGATGCCAAAGCCGTATTGACCTTACCAGCCCATCATGAGGCCAGCCTTTCAGGCTGGCCTCGTTTTACACCTGCCGAAGCGCTGGGCCCTCTGGTGCAGGAACAGGTGATTCTGGGTGAACACACTTTTTCGATGTGGAGACCTGCTGAGCCTGACCGCTTGCTGGAACACCCGGCAACAGTTGCAGCGTTTGCCCAGGACGAATACATGCCCTACTGGTGCGATCTGTGGCCAGCCTCACGCATGCTGGCCAAGGCATTGTTACAGCAGGTATTGCCCGCCCATCAGAGCGTACTGGAACTCGGCTGCGGTCTGGGCATGGCGGGGATTGCAGCCCTCGCACGAGGCTGTCACGTTGTCTTCAGCGATTACGATGCCACGGCGTTACGTTTTGCAGCGGCCAATGCACTGCATCATCAGTTCGACCAGTTTGAGTTACTGCCTTTGAACTGGTGTCAGCCGCCTCAACGTACTTTCGATTGGATTATTGCTGCTGATCTGCTCTATGAAGTGCGCAGTGTCGTTCCCGTGGCAGAGTGCCTGGCGAAAATGCTGGCGCCACACGGCGTGGTATGGATTACCGATCAGGATCGCAGCCCGGCACCCGTCTGGAAACAGGCCTTGCAGGAACGGGGCTGGAGCTATCAGATGATACCGATGCATGCTGGCCAGCCGGCTGGGCCAGGGCAGGTAGCACGACGGGTGAAAGGCACACTCTATCAGATTCAGCGGACGGCACAGGCCTGA
- a CDS encoding DUF58 domain-containing protein: MSQRTSQIDKLGIAWKNWDNWLLGHAWAPSAEGSLWFVLSFIIMVQGLVRGFNLVTFVATFLLSMWLLNMLVTVFSKRRLKQLKARRRFVGTAHVGTPVVSSLEIENHGLSRVSGLHLLDEGSGHQNVIGLSHLDPHQTLELTRQIVPLRRGWYEWKPLRVATGYPFGLCRRSIICPTVERETLVLPLLGQLDHQQFQKWLRASRRAAALQTRARSRRTAAPADFYGIRSYRPGDSARWIHWRTTARVGTPMVREFEEPPEQHITIILEAWLPDTEETLRKNWNELVLELPLRQAQLQSKNPLPSELKREEKLKACVDPLNHIEQAVSLACTLCHTWTRKLGSTISLGIVDGASSLPVLLESGPTLKQLTPVMERLAQVTAVPSPDAAPLMRLLQNQSQDPGTIILIAPYASPLAQTLQHNLARTVQLLDVSNKLSLQRFFASQACAVR, encoded by the coding sequence GTGTCTCAACGCACGTCACAGATAGATAAGCTCGGTATCGCCTGGAAGAACTGGGACAACTGGCTTCTTGGCCATGCCTGGGCCCCTTCGGCCGAGGGATCGCTCTGGTTTGTCCTCAGCTTTATCATCATGGTGCAGGGTCTGGTACGTGGCTTCAATCTCGTCACATTCGTTGCTACGTTTTTGCTCTCCATGTGGCTGCTGAACATGCTGGTAACGGTCTTCAGCAAGCGCCGGTTGAAGCAGTTGAAAGCCCGCAGACGCTTTGTCGGCACCGCACATGTCGGAACACCTGTTGTTTCCAGTCTGGAAATTGAAAACCACGGACTATCCCGCGTTTCAGGCCTGCATCTGCTCGATGAAGGCAGCGGGCACCAGAATGTTATTGGCTTAAGCCATCTCGATCCCCATCAAACCCTGGAATTAACCAGGCAGATCGTGCCCTTGCGACGAGGCTGGTACGAGTGGAAACCGCTTCGAGTTGCAACGGGTTATCCCTTTGGTCTTTGCCGACGATCTATCATTTGCCCCACCGTTGAACGCGAAACACTCGTTCTTCCGCTCCTGGGACAGCTGGATCATCAGCAGTTCCAGAAATGGCTGCGGGCCAGCCGGCGTGCAGCAGCACTGCAGACCCGTGCCCGCTCCCGCCGCACCGCAGCGCCTGCTGATTTCTACGGCATACGTTCCTATCGTCCAGGAGACAGTGCCCGCTGGATTCACTGGCGTACCACTGCTCGCGTGGGCACACCCATGGTTCGGGAATTTGAAGAACCACCCGAACAACATATCACCATTATCCTTGAAGCCTGGCTGCCTGATACCGAAGAAACCTTACGCAAAAACTGGAATGAGCTGGTACTGGAATTACCCCTGCGGCAGGCACAACTCCAGTCAAAAAATCCATTGCCCTCGGAACTGAAACGGGAAGAGAAACTCAAGGCATGCGTTGATCCTCTGAACCATATCGAACAAGCCGTCAGTCTGGCTTGCACCTTGTGCCACACCTGGACACGCAAGCTGGGATCAACAATATCTCTCGGAATTGTAGATGGAGCAAGTTCGCTTCCCGTCCTGCTGGAAAGCGGGCCAACACTCAAGCAACTGACTCCCGTCATGGAGAGACTGGCCCAGGTTACTGCTGTTCCATCACCCGACGCTGCCCCGCTGATGCGATTGTTGCAGAATCAGTCGCAAGACCCTGGCACCATCATCCTGATCGCTCCGTATGCCAGCCCACTGGCTCAAACCCTGCAGCATAATCTGGCTCGCACCGTGCAATTGCTGGATGTCTCCAACAAATTGTCTCTACAGCGGTTCTTCGCCAGTCAGGCCTGTGCCGTCCGCTGA
- a CDS encoding MoxR family ATPase encodes MPDISQLNKLAQHIGTFFLGKTDSVRMALVSILAEGHILVEDVPGIGKTLLARVLAKSLRCSFHRVQFTPDLLPSDLTGAGVFHQPTGEFQFRPGPIFANMVLADEINRATPRTQSALLEAMGDGAVSVDGETRQLDMPFIVIATQNPYEFEGTYALPENQLDRFAVRIRLGYPPREIERAILTQHREGDPADRVGPVLEKTDVIALQKKVREVRVDDAIADYLLAITEATRARDDIHLGVSTRGALTHYRISQAHALMEGRDFVTPDDVKKTAVCVLGHRIVPKVASSGLVDAGDEAIAGILQKIPVPI; translated from the coding sequence ATGCCTGATATTTCGCAGTTGAACAAACTTGCCCAGCATATTGGTACGTTTTTTCTGGGCAAAACCGATTCCGTGCGCATGGCGCTGGTGAGCATCTTGGCCGAAGGCCACATCCTGGTTGAGGATGTGCCGGGCATCGGCAAAACGCTGCTGGCCCGTGTGCTCGCCAAGAGCTTACGCTGCAGTTTCCATCGGGTGCAGTTCACACCCGATCTACTGCCCAGCGACTTGACCGGCGCCGGCGTCTTTCACCAGCCTACGGGTGAATTCCAGTTCCGCCCCGGGCCTATCTTTGCCAATATGGTGCTGGCAGATGAAATCAACCGTGCCACGCCTAGAACCCAGAGTGCCTTGCTGGAAGCCATGGGCGATGGTGCGGTCAGTGTGGATGGCGAAACCCGTCAACTCGATATGCCATTTATTGTGATTGCCACGCAGAATCCTTACGAGTTTGAGGGTACCTATGCCCTGCCTGAAAACCAGTTGGATCGTTTCGCTGTCCGCATCAGGCTGGGTTATCCGCCACGAGAAATTGAACGTGCCATTCTGACTCAGCACCGCGAAGGCGATCCTGCTGATCGAGTCGGGCCGGTCCTGGAAAAGACCGATGTAATTGCACTGCAGAAAAAGGTGCGGGAAGTCCGCGTCGATGACGCCATTGCCGATTATCTGCTCGCCATTACCGAAGCCACCCGTGCCCGCGATGATATTCATCTGGGAGTAAGCACACGCGGTGCTTTGACACATTATCGCATTTCCCAGGCTCACGCTTTGATGGAAGGCCGCGACTTTGTCACTCCCGACGATGTCAAGAAGACAGCAGTCTGTGTCCTCGGACATCGCATTGTTCCCAAGGTGGCATCCTCAGGCCTGGTGGATGCAGGCGATGAAGCCATTGCTGGCATTCTGCAGAAAATTCCTGTCCCTATTTAG